A window of Xylophilus sp. GW821-FHT01B05 contains these coding sequences:
- the rsmG gene encoding 16S rRNA (guanine(527)-N(7))-methyltransferase RsmG, with translation MSAAPAILDGAAALGLSLTPEQGEKLAAYLAMLQKWNKVYNLTAVRNPADMLTHHLLDSLAVIPPLLRQRASVGEGAAPFSVLDVGSGAGLPGAVIAICCPQATVTCVDTVAKKAAFQQQVALELRLPNLRGLHARVETLTQPYDVVCSRAFASLPDFTRWSGAAVAADGLWMAMKGKHPADELAALDADIRVFHVEQLQVPGLDAERCLVWMRKIAPKGGSAVGEGA, from the coding sequence TTGAGCGCCGCACCTGCCATCCTGGACGGGGCTGCCGCGCTGGGGCTGTCCCTCACCCCCGAGCAGGGCGAGAAGCTGGCCGCCTACCTGGCCATGCTGCAGAAGTGGAACAAGGTCTACAACCTGACGGCGGTGCGCAACCCGGCCGACATGCTGACGCACCACCTGCTGGACAGCCTGGCCGTGATCCCGCCGCTGCTGCGCCAGCGCGCCAGCGTGGGGGAGGGCGCTGCGCCCTTCAGCGTGCTGGACGTGGGCTCTGGTGCCGGCCTGCCGGGCGCGGTGATCGCCATCTGCTGCCCGCAGGCCACGGTGACCTGCGTGGATACGGTGGCCAAGAAGGCAGCCTTCCAGCAGCAGGTGGCGCTGGAATTACGCCTGCCCAATCTGCGCGGCCTGCATGCGCGGGTAGAGACGCTGACCCAGCCTTATGACGTAGTCTGCTCGCGCGCCTTTGCCTCGCTGCCGGATTTCACCCGCTGGTCAGGTGCCGCCGTGGCGGCCGATGGCCTCTGGATGGCCATGAAGGGCAAGCACCCGGCAGACGAGTTGGCCGCACTGGACGCAGACATCCGCGTGTTTCACGTGGAACAGTTGCAGGTGCCGGGCCTGGATGCCGAGCGCTGCCTGGTGTGGATGCGCAAGATCGCGCCAAAGGGTGGCAGCGCGGTGGGTGAGGGCGCTTAA
- a CDS encoding LysE family transporter — protein sequence MFGISDYGAFCAAVLVFLMLPGPGTFALLNSTGKGGFRAGVAAMVGLIVGDQVLLWLAVAGVAALLAANPLVFQAVQYAGAAYLGWIGLRLLTAKDGAASPVHIKPGHYTRQAFFITLLNPKAIVFYMAFFPLFVNPATHRGIPTFAAMAVTIAVLSTLYCLTLVLVARAVKQQVQAHQRFLQVLQRLTGVFLIGFGLRLAFSK from the coding sequence ATGTTTGGCATCTCTGACTACGGTGCTTTTTGCGCCGCCGTACTGGTATTTCTCATGCTGCCAGGCCCGGGTACGTTCGCCTTGCTCAACTCCACCGGCAAGGGCGGTTTCCGCGCAGGGGTGGCGGCCATGGTGGGCCTGATCGTTGGTGACCAGGTGCTGCTGTGGCTGGCGGTGGCCGGCGTGGCCGCGCTGCTGGCGGCCAACCCGCTGGTCTTCCAGGCCGTGCAGTACGCCGGTGCCGCCTACCTGGGCTGGATCGGCCTGCGCCTGCTCACCGCCAAGGATGGCGCGGCCAGCCCGGTGCATATCAAGCCAGGCCACTACACGCGCCAGGCCTTTTTCATCACCTTGCTCAACCCCAAGGCCATCGTGTTCTACATGGCCTTCTTCCCGCTGTTCGTGAACCCGGCCACGCACCGTGGCATCCCGACCTTCGCCGCCATGGCCGTGACCATTGCGGTCCTCAGCACGCTCTACTGCCTGACGCTGGTGCTGGTGGCCCGCGCGGTCAAGCAGCAGGTGCAGGCGCACCAGCGCTTTCTGCAGGTGCTGCAACGGCTGACGGGTGTCTTCCTGATTGGCTTCGGCCTCCGACTCGCTTTTTCCAAATAA
- a CDS encoding ParA family protein, protein MAKIFCVANQKGGVGKTTTSVNLAAGLAKVGQRVLLVDLDPQGNATMGSGVDKRALESSLYEVLVDGVSIADARVRADRLTESGCAYDVLGANRELAGAEVELVDLEQREQRLKTALAAVASDYDFVLIDCPPSLSMLTLNGLCAAHGVIVPMQCEYFALEGLTDLVNTIKQVHANLNKDLQIIGLLRVMFDPRITLQQQVSEQLKEHFGDKVFNTVIPRNVRLAEAPSYGLPGVVFDPLAKGSQAFVEFANEMVQRVGRR, encoded by the coding sequence ATGGCCAAAATCTTCTGCGTTGCCAACCAAAAAGGCGGCGTCGGCAAGACGACCACCTCCGTCAATCTTGCCGCCGGCCTGGCCAAGGTCGGCCAGCGCGTGCTGCTGGTGGATCTTGATCCGCAGGGCAATGCCACCATGGGCTCGGGCGTGGACAAACGCGCGCTGGAGTCCTCGCTGTACGAGGTGCTGGTGGATGGCGTGTCCATTGCCGACGCCCGCGTGCGCGCCGATCGCCTGACCGAGAGCGGCTGCGCCTACGACGTGCTGGGCGCCAACCGCGAGCTGGCCGGCGCCGAGGTCGAGCTGGTCGACCTGGAGCAGCGCGAGCAGCGCCTCAAGACCGCGCTGGCTGCGGTCGCCTCAGACTACGACTTCGTGCTGATCGACTGCCCGCCCTCGCTGTCCATGCTCACGCTGAACGGCCTGTGCGCCGCACATGGCGTGATCGTGCCCATGCAGTGCGAGTACTTCGCGCTCGAAGGCCTGACCGACCTGGTCAACACCATCAAGCAGGTGCACGCCAACCTCAACAAGGACCTGCAGATCATCGGCCTGCTGCGCGTCATGTTCGACCCGCGCATCACGCTGCAGCAGCAGGTCAGCGAGCAGCTCAAGGAACACTTTGGCGACAAGGTGTTCAACACCGTGATCCCGCGCAATGTGCGCCTGGCCGAAGCGCCCAGCTACGGCCTGCCCGGCGTGGTGTTCGACCCCCTGGCCAAGGGCAGCCAGGCGTTCGTGGAGTTCGCCAACGAGATGGTGCAGCGGGTCGGTCGGCGCTAG
- a CDS encoding IPTL-CTERM sorting domain-containing protein produces the protein MLQRLSSRLPAVAGALRTGLAAALLLPGMAMATVTINHQFTPQATIAQGDVTTYRITIANSSNVQLTNAAATSLLGPDITIASPGVTSTTCTGGTVTAVEGSSTVQLTGGTVPAQVGNTAGECTVDVSVTSTVPGNHTVTIPKDTAPTPTVAGFQATENGTTVFNSTDANVTLLVTLLAPPTGSKSYAPTPAYVGKPVTLTIQLSNPASNTGKTMPLTSFTDNLPSGMLVAPVPNASAVCAGSGFAAGTLTATAGASSITLDGGTIGVAGTCTITVDVVVNSITGTSQTFTNSLPAGAIGNSRGLSSPSFSQNLVVNAPVALNKSFNPIVIPVGQPSAMTIVVTNNGATALTNAGFTDSFPAGLKLAAAPNATASCTGGINGTVTATAGASSLQLSGATVPAGGTCTVTANVTADSEGAYANAIPANTVTNAEGIGSPAASATLTAYGELRVSKSVSPTSIGPGQWAQFSITVQNYSGAAVTGASLRDDLPQVPGSQMVLDYSAAPSGCSFAFGSSSASQNQDGAPSLVGTGGTIPAGTGTTPGSCTVTFRARVPENTAKVNFINSLPIGAVGIGPGMQNTNTASSTVAIVDAVVLGKAFNPSSIAQGQTSVLTLTLANRYVSALGVNSLTDNLPAGVVLAANPAATNTCGGALQAAPGDNKIVLTGAAVAARPDAAVDSSCTVTARVTGSALGTYTNTITPAQLVTASTAQIAADVSANLTITAGLSATKSFNPTSAAQGGLSRATVRVTNQTNAQLTGVSINDSGLGGGLSLANPANAASSCGGATVLTANPGSTGARLDGVVLPAGASCDLSFDVVANGAGPWTNTIPVNQITSAEGAYNSVAVTATLGQQSAQLALNKSFNPVIVTGNQPSLLTIDVVNTSSTAIAGTSFTDAFPKGIVVYSVPDAQTTCVGGTVAATPGGGLVSLTGATLAPNASCQVKVTVTSVEFLNLTNTIPASAVKSQGGYTNAQPTSATLSTLEGLGVSKGFEPAYITPGQTSRLKIRLANTYNPNVSSALTGVSFTDVLPAGLNFANNPNATTTCSSGTITVAGNALTLSGATLVPNGTCELLADVTTTVPGFYLNQLEAGAVTTDQKVTNLVPAESTLNAVTAPTIAKQFAPTTVTVGQSSLLTVTITNPASVALTGVSLTDNLPPGLAVFNPANTSTSCVGGAVTALPGSAKVTLNGASVPANGNCQFRVAVVASEPGVLTNTIAANAIQSNEGLTNGNPTDAPLTVLAPPTVSKAFSPAQIAANGTSTLRIRLENSNAAAITLTAALVDALPGNVLVASPPNINGSVPGGETACTAASITAVAEAINLAYANGAAIPPGGCTITVDVTSAMNGAYLNTIAAGQLKTTAGDNPEPAIATLGVGQPAAPTLVKSFSPTTIDVGGASVLTIVLGNPNATAVTLTSPLTDTLPANVLVATPANIGGTCTVAQVTASGSAVTYASGATIPANGCSISVRVTSATAGSYTNTIAAGALVTDAGTNPTPTQAALVVKAATEPSVLKAFAPSTINPGSISRLTITLSNGNPGPATLTAALVDTLPANVLVATPANIGGTCTVAQVSAAGSAVTYASGATIPANGCTIQVDVTSSVSGGPYVNTIPAGALQTDLGNNGAPAVAELLVNPGQPPSVSKAFVPASIAAGGISTLTISLGNGNAGSATLTAALVDNLPAPVVVAPTPMLVVSGGCSVADVVAVAGASSVTVRSGTIIPAGGCAISVRVTASTAGTYTNTIPAGSLQTDLGNNATPAQATLTVPGAGGVAALSGNVYHDRNDNGAIDAGEEGIAGVELRLSLLTGNGLVVVGTTTTDANGHYSFTNLVPGTYTVTEVQPAGWNDGKDTAGSKGGSTSVNDVISGIALVAGDNATDYNFGERRPTNVAGIPTLNPWALLLLSLALGWMAVRTRGVRLR, from the coding sequence ATGCTGCAGCGCCTCTCGTCCCGTCTTCCGGCTGTCGCCGGTGCTTTGCGCACCGGCCTTGCGGCGGCCCTGTTGCTGCCCGGCATGGCGATGGCCACGGTCACCATCAACCACCAGTTCACACCGCAGGCCACCATTGCCCAAGGTGACGTGACGACCTATCGCATCACGATCGCGAACAGCTCAAACGTCCAGCTCACCAATGCCGCGGCTACCTCGCTGCTGGGTCCAGACATCACGATCGCCAGCCCCGGCGTGACCAGCACCACCTGTACCGGCGGAACCGTCACGGCGGTGGAGGGCTCCAGTACGGTGCAGTTGACCGGCGGCACCGTTCCGGCCCAGGTTGGCAATACAGCCGGCGAGTGCACCGTGGACGTTTCCGTGACCTCCACCGTGCCGGGCAACCACACCGTCACGATCCCGAAGGACACGGCACCAACACCCACCGTGGCGGGCTTCCAGGCCACAGAGAACGGCACCACGGTCTTCAACAGCACCGATGCCAACGTCACGCTGCTGGTCACGCTGCTGGCGCCACCCACCGGGAGCAAGAGCTACGCGCCCACGCCTGCCTATGTGGGCAAGCCGGTCACGCTGACGATCCAGCTGAGCAACCCGGCCAGCAATACCGGCAAGACCATGCCGTTGACGAGCTTCACGGACAACCTGCCATCGGGGATGTTGGTGGCGCCGGTGCCGAACGCGTCGGCGGTGTGCGCGGGCAGCGGCTTTGCTGCCGGCACGCTGACGGCCACGGCGGGGGCCTCTTCCATCACGCTGGATGGCGGCACGATCGGCGTGGCTGGCACCTGCACCATCACGGTCGACGTGGTGGTGAATTCCATCACAGGCACCAGCCAGACCTTCACCAACAGCCTTCCGGCCGGCGCCATCGGCAACAGCCGCGGCCTGAGCAGCCCCAGCTTTTCCCAGAACCTGGTGGTCAATGCGCCGGTCGCCCTCAACAAGTCGTTCAACCCCATCGTCATTCCGGTAGGCCAGCCCTCGGCCATGACCATCGTGGTGACCAACAATGGCGCGACGGCACTGACCAACGCGGGATTCACCGACAGCTTCCCGGCAGGATTGAAGCTTGCCGCAGCGCCCAACGCCACCGCGTCGTGTACCGGTGGCATCAACGGCACCGTGACCGCCACGGCCGGGGCCAGCAGCCTGCAGCTCTCCGGCGCGACCGTGCCGGCCGGCGGCACCTGCACGGTCACGGCCAACGTGACGGCGGATAGCGAAGGTGCGTACGCCAATGCCATTCCCGCCAATACGGTCACCAACGCCGAAGGCATTGGCAGCCCGGCGGCCAGCGCCACCCTGACGGCCTATGGCGAACTGCGTGTCTCCAAATCGGTGTCACCGACCAGCATCGGTCCTGGCCAGTGGGCGCAGTTCTCCATCACGGTGCAGAACTATTCCGGAGCGGCGGTGACCGGTGCCTCGCTGCGGGACGACTTGCCCCAGGTCCCAGGCAGCCAGATGGTGCTCGACTACTCCGCCGCCCCGAGCGGTTGCAGCTTCGCGTTCGGCAGCTCTTCTGCCTCGCAGAACCAGGACGGCGCGCCGTCGCTGGTGGGCACGGGAGGCACCATCCCTGCAGGCACTGGCACCACGCCGGGCTCCTGTACCGTCACGTTCCGCGCCCGCGTACCGGAAAACACAGCAAAGGTGAATTTCATCAACAGCCTGCCTATCGGCGCTGTGGGCATCGGCCCGGGCATGCAGAACACCAACACAGCGAGCAGCACCGTGGCCATCGTGGATGCCGTGGTGCTTGGCAAGGCGTTCAACCCCAGCTCCATTGCGCAGGGCCAGACCTCGGTACTGACGCTGACCCTGGCCAACCGCTACGTGTCCGCGCTGGGCGTCAATTCCCTCACGGACAACCTGCCCGCCGGGGTGGTTCTGGCCGCCAACCCCGCCGCCACCAACACCTGCGGCGGCGCGCTGCAGGCCGCGCCCGGCGATAACAAGATCGTGCTGACCGGGGCCGCCGTGGCCGCCCGCCCGGACGCCGCGGTGGACAGCAGTTGCACGGTGACGGCCCGGGTCACGGGCAGCGCGCTGGGGACCTATACCAACACGATCACGCCGGCGCAGCTCGTGACCGCTTCTACCGCGCAGATCGCCGCCGACGTGAGCGCCAACCTGACGATCACCGCGGGCCTCAGTGCGACCAAGAGCTTCAACCCGACGTCTGCGGCGCAGGGCGGCCTCTCGCGAGCGACCGTGCGCGTCACCAACCAGACCAATGCACAGTTGACCGGCGTGTCGATCAACGACAGCGGCCTGGGCGGCGGCCTCTCGCTGGCCAACCCGGCCAATGCGGCCAGTTCCTGCGGTGGCGCCACGGTGCTGACGGCCAACCCGGGCAGCACAGGTGCGCGCCTTGATGGCGTGGTCCTGCCTGCGGGCGCGAGCTGCGACTTGTCGTTCGACGTGGTGGCCAACGGCGCAGGCCCCTGGACCAACACCATTCCCGTGAACCAGATCACCAGCGCGGAAGGGGCCTACAACAGCGTTGCGGTCACGGCCACCCTGGGCCAGCAGAGCGCCCAACTGGCGCTCAACAAGTCGTTCAACCCGGTGATCGTGACCGGCAACCAGCCCTCGCTGCTGACCATCGACGTGGTCAATACCTCCTCCACGGCGATTGCGGGCACGTCCTTCACCGACGCGTTTCCGAAGGGGATCGTGGTGTATTCGGTGCCGGATGCGCAGACCACCTGCGTCGGCGGCACCGTGGCCGCTACGCCAGGCGGCGGCCTGGTTTCGCTGACAGGCGCCACGCTGGCGCCCAATGCCTCCTGCCAGGTCAAGGTCACGGTCACGTCCGTGGAATTCCTCAACCTGACCAACACCATTCCGGCCAGCGCTGTGAAGAGCCAGGGCGGCTACACGAACGCCCAGCCTACGTCTGCCACGCTGTCCACGCTGGAAGGCTTGGGCGTGTCCAAGGGCTTCGAGCCGGCCTACATCACGCCGGGCCAGACCTCGCGCCTGAAGATCCGCCTGGCCAATACCTACAACCCCAATGTGAGCAGTGCGCTGACCGGGGTGAGCTTTACCGACGTACTGCCTGCGGGGCTGAACTTCGCCAACAACCCCAACGCCACCACCACTTGCTCCAGCGGCACGATCACGGTGGCGGGGAATGCGCTGACCCTGTCGGGTGCAACGCTGGTGCCGAACGGCACTTGCGAGCTGTTGGCAGACGTCACCACCACCGTTCCCGGCTTCTACCTCAACCAGCTTGAGGCGGGCGCAGTGACCACCGACCAGAAGGTCACCAACCTGGTGCCGGCCGAGTCGACACTCAACGCCGTGACCGCGCCGACGATTGCCAAGCAGTTCGCGCCGACCACGGTGACCGTGGGCCAGTCGTCGCTGCTGACCGTGACCATCACCAACCCTGCGTCGGTGGCGCTGACGGGCGTCTCGCTGACCGACAACCTGCCGCCCGGCCTGGCGGTGTTCAATCCCGCCAACACCAGCACAAGCTGTGTCGGCGGCGCGGTGACCGCCTTGCCTGGCAGCGCCAAGGTGACGCTCAACGGCGCCAGCGTGCCCGCCAATGGCAATTGCCAGTTCCGCGTAGCGGTGGTGGCCTCCGAGCCGGGCGTGCTGACCAATACCATTGCGGCGAACGCCATCCAGAGCAATGAAGGGCTCACCAACGGCAACCCGACCGATGCGCCGCTCACCGTGCTGGCTCCGCCCACGGTCAGCAAGGCCTTCTCGCCTGCGCAGATCGCCGCCAATGGCACCAGCACGCTGCGCATCCGGCTGGAGAACAGCAATGCCGCAGCCATCACGCTGACGGCGGCGCTGGTCGACGCCCTGCCGGGCAATGTGCTGGTGGCCAGCCCGCCCAACATCAACGGGAGCGTGCCAGGCGGGGAAACCGCTTGCACGGCGGCATCCATCACGGCCGTCGCCGAGGCGATCAACCTGGCCTATGCGAATGGCGCAGCGATCCCGCCGGGCGGTTGCACGATCACCGTGGACGTCACGTCGGCCATGAACGGCGCCTACCTGAACACCATTGCCGCAGGCCAGCTCAAGACCACCGCAGGCGACAACCCCGAGCCAGCCATCGCCACGCTGGGCGTCGGCCAGCCGGCTGCGCCGACGCTCGTGAAGTCGTTCAGCCCCACCACCATCGACGTCGGCGGCGCCTCGGTGCTGACCATCGTGCTGGGCAACCCGAACGCGACCGCCGTGACGCTGACCAGCCCGCTGACAGACACGCTACCCGCCAACGTGCTGGTGGCGACGCCCGCCAACATCGGCGGCACCTGCACCGTGGCCCAGGTCACGGCATCGGGCTCGGCCGTCACCTACGCCAGCGGTGCCACCATCCCGGCAAACGGCTGCAGCATCTCGGTCCGTGTGACCTCGGCCACCGCGGGCTCCTACACCAACACGATCGCGGCCGGGGCCCTGGTGACGGATGCCGGCACCAATCCCACGCCAACCCAGGCCGCGCTGGTGGTCAAGGCTGCCACTGAGCCCTCGGTACTCAAGGCCTTTGCCCCGAGCACCATCAACCCCGGCAGCATCTCGCGCCTGACCATCACGCTGAGCAACGGCAACCCGGGCCCCGCGACCCTGACAGCGGCCCTGGTGGACACCTTGCCGGCCAACGTGCTGGTGGCGACGCCTGCCAACATCGGCGGCACCTGTACCGTGGCACAGGTCTCGGCAGCGGGCTCGGCCGTCACCTACGCCAGCGGCGCCACCATCCCGGCGAACGGTTGCACCATCCAGGTCGATGTCACCTCCAGCGTATCGGGCGGCCCGTATGTCAACACCATCCCGGCCGGTGCCCTGCAGACCGACCTGGGCAACAACGGTGCACCCGCCGTGGCTGAGCTGCTGGTCAATCCTGGCCAGCCGCCCAGCGTCAGCAAGGCCTTCGTGCCGGCGTCCATTGCAGCCGGCGGTATCTCCACGCTGACGATTTCGCTGGGCAACGGCAACGCGGGTTCCGCGACCCTGACGGCGGCCCTGGTGGACAACCTGCCTGCGCCCGTGGTCGTGGCCCCGACGCCGATGCTGGTGGTGAGCGGCGGCTGCAGCGTGGCTGACGTGGTCGCCGTGGCGGGTGCAAGCTCGGTCACCGTCCGCTCGGGCACCATCATCCCCGCCGGCGGCTGCGCCATCTCGGTAAGGGTGACGGCCAGTACGGCCGGCACCTACACCAACACCATTCCGGCGGGCAGCCTGCAAACTGACCTGGGCAACAACGCAACGCCTGCACAGGCCACGCTGACCGTACCCGGGGCTGGCGGTGTTGCGGCCCTGTCCGGCAACGTGTACCACGACCGCAATGACAACGGCGCCATCGACGCTGGCGAGGAAGGCATTGCTGGCGTGGAGCTGCGGCTGAGCCTGCTGACCGGCAACGGCCTGGTCGTGGTGGGCACGACGACGACGGACGCCAATGGCCACTACAGCTTCACCAACCTGGTGCCGGGCACCTATACCGTCACCGAAGTCCAGCCCGCTGGCTGGAACGATGGCAAGGACACAGCGGGCAGCAAGGGCGGCAGCACATCCGTGAACGACGTCATCAGCGGCATCGCGCTGGTGGCCGGTGACAACGCGACGGACTACAACTTCGGCGAGCGGCGCCCCACGAACGTGGCAGGCATCCCGACGCTCAATCCCTGGGCCCTGCTGCTGCTTTCCCTGGCGCTGGGCTGGATGGCAGTGCGGACCCGCGGAGTCCGCCTGCGCTGA
- a CDS encoding alpha/beta fold hydrolase gives MKQISILTLPGWQGSGPDHWQSRWEALHGYQRVEQHDWQRPLRGDWSARLEEVLLGCSGPVVLAAHSLGCLLVAAWAAHSRNTDRVQGALLVAPPDIEREDIRPLLPGWAPAVRQPLPFASVLVASENDPYGSAASAQALAQAWGSRYVSAGSVGHINAESGLGDWPAGLALLQGLGRPAA, from the coding sequence GTGAAACAAATCTCCATCCTCACCCTTCCCGGCTGGCAAGGCAGCGGCCCCGATCACTGGCAGAGCCGCTGGGAGGCGCTGCACGGCTACCAGCGCGTGGAGCAGCACGACTGGCAGCGCCCGCTGCGCGGCGACTGGAGCGCACGCCTGGAAGAAGTTCTGCTGGGCTGCAGCGGCCCGGTCGTGCTGGCCGCCCATAGCCTGGGCTGCCTGCTGGTGGCGGCCTGGGCCGCGCACTCGCGCAACACCGACCGCGTGCAGGGCGCGCTGCTGGTGGCCCCGCCCGACATCGAACGCGAAGACATCCGCCCGCTGCTGCCCGGCTGGGCGCCCGCCGTGCGCCAGCCGTTGCCCTTTGCCAGCGTGCTGGTGGCCAGCGAAAACGATCCCTACGGCAGCGCCGCATCGGCCCAGGCGCTTGCCCAGGCCTGGGGCTCCCGCTATGTGAGCGCTGGCTCCGTGGGCCACATCAATGCGGAATCCGGCCTGGGCGACTGGCCCGCGGGGCTGGCACTGCTGCAGGGCCTTGGCCGTCCGGCCGCATGA
- a CDS encoding cupin domain-containing protein, with the protein MSHTNLLALAQANPQAWTSRICGQAAGANLKVLRMDAAAYPDESHDFDEALLVLDGCMNLDIHGEVVAVRSGEVFIVPAGVPHAVAPGSHGTLVIIDQS; encoded by the coding sequence ATGTCACACACCAATCTGCTGGCGCTTGCGCAAGCCAACCCCCAGGCCTGGACATCGCGCATCTGCGGCCAGGCCGCGGGCGCCAACCTCAAGGTGCTGCGCATGGACGCAGCGGCCTACCCCGACGAATCCCACGACTTTGACGAGGCCCTGCTGGTGCTCGACGGCTGCATGAACCTGGATATCCACGGCGAAGTCGTGGCGGTCCGATCGGGCGAAGTCTTCATCGTGCCTGCCGGGGTGCCGCACGCGGTGGCGCCCGGCAGCCACGGCACCCTCGTCATCATCGATCAGTCATAA
- a CDS encoding ParB/RepB/Spo0J family partition protein, producing the protein MATKKPKGLGRGLEALLGPKASEAPADTAAAETGVPSTLALAEMVPGIYQPRTRMDEGALYELAESIKAQGIMQPILVRRLQSGDHAGKYEIIAGERRFRAARLAGLDSVPVLVRDVPDESAAAMALIENMQREDLNPLEEAQGLQRLVKEFGHTHEQAAQAVGRSRSAASNLLRLLNLADPVQTMLMAGDLDMGHARALLSLDRAAQITAAHQIAARKLSVREAEGLVKKIGAEFSLAGQKPPASRKEKSSDLRQVEEELADLLMAEVEVRVKKRVKRHGRTEEIGELAIQFGSLEALNGLIERLRG; encoded by the coding sequence ATGGCCACCAAGAAACCCAAGGGCCTGGGCCGCGGCCTGGAGGCCCTGCTCGGCCCCAAGGCCAGCGAAGCCCCGGCCGACACCGCCGCCGCAGAAACCGGCGTGCCCAGCACCCTGGCCCTGGCCGAGATGGTGCCCGGCATCTACCAGCCGCGCACCCGCATGGACGAAGGCGCGCTCTACGAGCTGGCCGAGTCGATCAAGGCCCAGGGCATCATGCAGCCGATCCTGGTGCGCCGGCTGCAGAGCGGCGACCACGCCGGCAAGTACGAAATCATCGCCGGCGAGCGCCGCTTCCGTGCCGCCCGCCTGGCCGGCCTGGACAGCGTGCCGGTGCTGGTGCGCGACGTGCCGGACGAGTCGGCCGCCGCCATGGCGCTGATCGAGAACATGCAGCGCGAAGACCTCAACCCGCTGGAAGAGGCGCAGGGCCTGCAGCGGCTGGTGAAGGAATTCGGTCACACGCACGAGCAGGCGGCCCAGGCCGTGGGCCGCTCGCGCAGCGCCGCCAGCAACCTGCTGCGCCTGCTGAACCTGGCCGACCCGGTGCAGACCATGCTCATGGCCGGCGACCTGGACATGGGCCACGCCCGCGCCCTGCTGTCGCTGGACCGCGCCGCCCAGATCACCGCCGCCCACCAGATCGCCGCGCGCAAGCTATCGGTGCGCGAGGCCGAAGGCCTGGTGAAGAAGATCGGCGCCGAGTTCAGCCTGGCCGGCCAAAAACCGCCGGCTTCGCGCAAGGAGAAATCCAGCGACCTGCGCCAGGTGGAAGAAGAGCTGGCCGACCTGCTCATGGCCGAGGTCGAGGTGCGCGTGAAGAAGCGCGTCAAGCGCCACGGCCGCACAGAAGAAATAGGCGAGCTGGCAATACAGTTCGGCTCCCTGGAGGCGCTGAACGGGCTGATCGAGCGGCTGCGGGGTTAA
- a CDS encoding lysylphosphatidylglycerol synthase transmembrane domain-containing protein, whose translation MKPAHAVAAAGACTAAYVAALVWADARNQVFQQLPQVLAWMPAMLTLAFASYVLRYTRWRWLLGRAGYRTPWGTGFLCYLAGFAFTATPGKVGELVRVRYFARLGVPAARTISAFIYERAFDLLSVVLLAALAIPARPLFALLLAFVAGMTGMVALTAARPGWLLRSAAWLRRQGWPRLARAGRTLALGLAGCRAWLRPADLLASLGLGLAAWGVVALSFAWLLDGLGIALPWRDAAAIYPTAMLAGAASMLPAGIGTTEATIVALLALHAVPLGLAALAAVGIRVATLWFAVLCGFVAAAALERAAKPYQIDS comes from the coding sequence ATGAAGCCGGCCCACGCCGTCGCTGCGGCCGGGGCCTGCACCGCGGCCTACGTGGCCGCGCTGGTCTGGGCCGACGCGCGCAACCAGGTCTTCCAGCAGCTGCCGCAGGTGCTCGCCTGGATGCCGGCCATGCTCACGCTGGCCTTTGCCTCTTATGTGCTGCGCTACACGCGCTGGCGCTGGCTGCTGGGCCGCGCCGGGTACCGCACGCCCTGGGGCACGGGCTTTCTCTGCTATCTCGCGGGCTTTGCCTTCACCGCCACGCCCGGCAAGGTGGGCGAACTGGTGCGCGTGCGCTACTTTGCGCGCCTTGGTGTGCCGGCGGCGCGCACCATCTCGGCCTTCATCTACGAGCGCGCGTTCGATCTGCTGTCGGTCGTGCTGCTGGCGGCGCTGGCCATTCCGGCGCGGCCGCTGTTTGCCCTGCTGCTGGCCTTCGTGGCGGGAATGACCGGCATGGTGGCGCTGACCGCAGCGCGGCCCGGTTGGCTGTTGCGCAGCGCTGCCTGGCTGCGCCGCCAGGGATGGCCGCGCCTGGCGCGCGCAGGGCGAACGCTCGCGCTCGGACTGGCGGGTTGCAGGGCCTGGCTGCGCCCTGCGGACCTGCTGGCGTCGCTGGGACTGGGGCTGGCGGCCTGGGGCGTCGTCGCCCTGTCCTTCGCGTGGCTACTGGACGGCCTGGGCATTGCGCTGCCATGGCGCGATGCCGCCGCCATCTACCCCACAGCCATGCTGGCGGGGGCTGCGTCCATGCTGCCGGCGGGCATCGGCACCACCGAGGCCACCATCGTCGCCCTGCTGGCGCTGCACGCCGTGCCCTTGGGGTTGGCCGCCTTGGCAGCGGTGGGCATCCGCGTGGCCACGCTGTGGTTTGCCGTGCTGTGCGGCTTCGTGGCCGCTGCGGCACTGGAGCGGGCCGCAAAGCCATATCAAATTGATAGCTAA